The window ACCTCTCTCTCTCTCTCTCTCTCTCTCTCTNNNNNNNNNNNNNNNNNNNNCCTCCTCTCTCTCTCTCTCTCTCTCTCTCTCTCTCTCTCTCTCTCTCTCATTCTCTGCCGTCGCCTTCGAAGCCGGAGTGTTGGGGGCCGACCTCGAAGTCCAGGCTCTTCACCTTCAAGAAGGATTCACATACTCTCTAATTTGATTCAGATCCAGACTTCGTTTCTGGTTTTCTCACTTTTCGTTTTCCGAACAGCGAAGAGAAACGCATGGAGTTTTTGGGACCGGCTGTTAGTTGTTTGCGACCCAAACGTGCGAGACTTAAGAAGATGATTGTATTCGTGGACCATTGGGATAGGAGGGATCGGAAAGATGAAATAATGGGAAAGAGGGTATGGAACTCTGGATGAGTTGCTGGCTGTGGGTTGCTCAACGTTGATGGCTACCACAATTTCCTCCTTTATTTATCGACAATGCTGTTGGTAGCGATGACAGCGAGCATATATAGTTTGGAGAAATGGTGAAAAACTTGAGGTGTGTGATTGATTATATATGTTTACTTCCATTTTCGTTAAACACTATATCTGTCCTGTGATGAGAGAAAGAATCCTGACCCAACTACCATCTTTTTTTCTTTTTCTCTGATGGTTTCCTTTTGTCTTTGCTTGGTTGGTTGTGAGTGAATGATGACACTGCTTCTGTTTTGTTTTGTTGATACTGAGAAAACAATGAAGAACCAGGAGGTGAGAGAAAGTAAGTACCGTCAAGCGGAAGAAGAAGAGTAACAAAAACAAGAGTAATCCACCAAAGCCAAAGGGTCCGCACTCCGATTGAAATTACGCTTTCATATACATCTATTTAGCTTCGTTTCATGCTTTAGTTAATAGAAATCTGGTAATTTTTTATTCAAATGTGCTATATACGCTGGATTTGAGCTTAATTTCCTTCGATTCTGTTCATAGTAATCCACCCAAAGGTATCGATAGGTATCGATCGAACTCCCATCCTATCTTCCACACTAAGATGAAATTACGCTTTCATATACATCTATTTAGCTTCGTTTCATGCTTTAGGTCACTAGTAATCTGGTAACTTTGATTCAAATGTGCTATATCTGCTAGATTTGAGCTTAGTTTCCTTCGATTCTGTTAATTTGGGGATAGATTTGTATATGATGCATTTGGCTACTTTACGGTGGTTCTGGTTTGATTTAGATACAATTTGGTTCTATTCATGCTTCCGATTACTTACATTTTTTTTGTAATTTCGCTCAGGTGAGTTACTACTGCAGTCGTGAAACCTGCAAAGCATTTTCTCATACAGTAAGGAAGAGAATGATCGCATTGCTCATGGTCCCTATGCTACACACATGAAGTCTTATCACTGCAGCCTGTGCAAGAAAACCTCCCCTAGCTTTAAAACTGCAGATGCTCTTGCCAAGCACAAGGCTGCTACAACTCCTACAACAGGTGGGGTTCAATGCTGCTACAACTCCTCCTCTTGCAAAGACTGAGATAGCTTTGTAAAAGAGGGAGAAGAGGAGGAGGGGGATATGGGATGGAATGAAGTGGCAAGTTAGGGAAAAGGTGCTTTGGATCTCTTTTGCTTTTGATCTTGGTCATAGTAGTAGAGACTAGCCTAATACCATAATGGTATGACTAGCTTTGATTGAAAGTGGTCTTGTCCAAGCAATTGACAATGTGCATAAGATAATAGACAAACTTTGAACTGCATTCTAGACTACATGTAGACAGTTGTTTCTGAAGGATTGGGGTTCATACATTAAGGACTTGCTGAATGCCTCAGCCTATTAGTTATCTTATTGTTTTCGTTTCTATGGAAGCTTAAATTCACACAAACGAACTGTGTGCATGGGTTTTAGGTCCTATAAAGTCTACACAAAATCTGCTTGGGTGCATGTGGTAAAGTCTTTCTGGGTAGAACTTTCGCCATCACATTTCTCAGCCAAGCTGGATTTCTATATCACAATGACAAAGACAGCGGACATTTTTGTGTCTGAAGATTGAATGCAACTGAGTGTAACTTGGCAAACAGCTACTTTCATAACCAGCACGTTTTTGTGTCTGACGATTGAATACAACTGAGTATAACTTGCAAGCAACTACTGTCATAACCAGCATGGAGATCTCGATTAAACGTACGGTAAATACGTTTTGCAATTGCTTGCATGTATGATAGCTAATATCAGCCATTTCAAAACTGGTTTATCCTTTTCTTGTCCCCTGTACACATAAACTCTGTAACTGTCTATCGAAGACTAGAAGGGGATACAACTTTATCCGCTGAACCCAATACCAACTATACGGCCCGCTTCTAGCCTGTTCTTTATTTCAATTAACCACATTGCTCGGGATCAAACGAGTATATCCTTCCAATCTTCCATGCTGTACTACTAGGTTAACATTGCCAATCAGAGATGATATTTACAATTCAAAAGTAGCACAAGATCAGTGAATCAGTGATCTATAGGCAGCATGGAGTACTGAATGGGCCCAAAATGTCATTTGAACTTTTGCAGGACATCAAGCAACATCTTATCTGAGAATATCATTCACTCTCGGGTCTGGAACACTCAAAGGAGCAACGATATGCAACTCTTCAAAGAATAACTGGAGACAAAATAAAATATAGGTTTCTTCTGTAAGCATATCGATGAAAGTGTAGCTAGATATGAAAGTTCTGAAGAAGAAAACGAAACTTACTAGATTGAAGTATTCCAATTCTTGTCTTAGTTCATCATCATCTGTATCCTCAGCTAGGGGGTTTAATCGTGTAAAGAAGTTTGATCTTTTACACCACAGTTTACCTGATAACAACAACGATCGAGTTAATGATGCAGCAGGGACAATGGAAAAGATATTTGCACTAGAGGTGATTCAGTCAATAAGCTGTGGTAGCTGAGACCTTGAAATAACATTTAAAAGGCTTTACATGAAAAACTCCTGACTGAGCAAGCTTATGCCAAACTAAAATGCATTATATAATTTCACTAGAACTCCAATGGTCTCTTTTCTGCATTTATACCGTTGGATGAAAAGGTAAAATGGCAACAGCAAAAAAAGAATTTGGGGAAAATAGTTGTATGGAAATGGAAATGTGAATAACTTCTTTTTTTTTTTTTTCCCAAACAAAGGGAGTGAAATTGGCACCTTGCAGTGCATTCCCTTTCTTAGAACATAAAGGGACTGAAATAAGGGGGCAAATTCACTCACCGAAAAAACAACAATACTAACGTTAATAGAACAGGATATGTTTGATCTCTGTAGTTTTATCATCAGGATTCTACGACTGAAAAGAAAAAGAATCCTACTATACAAGAGAGAGAGAGAGAGAGNNNNNNNNNNNNNNNNNNNNTAGGATTTTGAGAATTCCATTTGTCGTAGTGCGCAACAGAAAAACAGAGGATTGAGCACAGAAATCTGAATTTCTTTGTGATCTGCTAGTAAAATCAGATAGTATGCATAAGCAAACATAAAAGGACAAATAAATATAGTTCTCCAATTACATATGGAATCTAAAGAAAAAAAAAAACACAGTAGTACGATTTTATAGTTCTGTAAGAAGTTACCTCTACTGAAAACTGTTTAAAGTAAGTATGATCAAAGCTTGGTAATTTCTTCCTATGATGTCTTGCAAGTAGTGCTATCAGCTGAGGGAAATGACTATCAGTATACAGATTATACTAAGTAAGGCACCGGGACAGAGCACTCAAAGAGAAACTTGACAAACCTTAACCTCCTCAGAACTGTAACCATGGAGATGCTCGCCAATCTACACCAAAGATTGAGCTTCTCAATGAATTAACTTGAAGATCTAACTGGTGCTGATTCTTAATGTACATGACTTAATTCATTAAGAGGAAAGCATTACCATGATAATACAATAAGAGTGCTTATGGTAATCTTTTTTTCCTGTGAAAACCCCAATATTGTGCAGCAAACTTGCAGCTTCAAGATATTCAAGATCCTTGTCATCGAGGGAGGCAGCAAATTGATTATCAGCTAGGTCATCACATTTTCTTAAACCTTCAAAAATCTTCTGCAAAACTCAACTATTCAAAACACTGAACTGTACAAAATAACTGAATCTTCTCCATATTCAATTTTAACATGGATATACACCTACTTTGGTTTTTCATTAGGCTTCATTGCATTTGAAAAGTTAATCCTCAAACAGTAGAGGTGTGACATATAACATCAGCTACAATTTTTCATACTTGAACCAAGTGATCAGATTATTAGAGCGCATAATCTCAAATTATTAACACAGAATTAAACATAGGGGATAGTATGTGGAATACTAAAGCTTCAGCTGGTATCTAACTATCTAGTATCGATCATATTTATCCAAAACTGCAGAAGTACCATTGATATGAATCAAATCAAGAAATTCTCTAAATACCTTTGCAGTGATTGCACACTGAGCAGCAGCTTTCATCCTCTTCTTGCCATTATACCACATTGCAAGCTGAACAACAGATGACCAACTTGCATTGGCAGTCAAAGCATAGCCACCATCAACCTTAGCCAAACTTTCTGCAATAACACCTTCTGCCAATGCATAACCAGAAACCTCCATCTCCTCAATTCCAAGCACCTCAAATATCTCCTCCAACAACACAGACCCAGCAACAATAAAATCAGACCGCCTTTCAAAGAACTTCTTTCTCCTTATCTTCTCTCCCTCTCCTCCACCACACAAACTCTCAACAACACCCTTCACTTCTCCTCTACTCAACCTCCAATCCTTCCTACCATCCCCAAGTGCATTCACTTTGCTAACTCAAACACATTGCTCTTATTCACATACCCATTAAACACTGCCTTCTCAACTGCCTTAATAGTACCAGAGGACCCTAATATGCTCCTTAATCTGACCAACACTGTTCCCAAATTTCTGGGTCAAACTCACATGCCCCAACTTCAATGAAGCACCAAAAACATATCTTCCCTGCTTCCCAATCACAAACTCAGTAGACCCACCTCCAATATCAACTCCCAAAACCATATTCTCATACATTGGCCAAAAATAAACACATGCCCAAATACACAAGCCTAGTTTCCTCTTCACCAGGCAACACATCAACCTCTAAACCAATCTTATCACTAACACATTTCAAGAACTCACCTTTGTTTGAAGTTTGAACTTTGAACTAAGCACATTGCTCGGATAAAACATGTAACAATGCCAACAAAGGATCCATGATGACCCCTGTCGATGGCTCATTAAAGCTTTCCTTCCCCTTGGGCAACTATCCTTCCAAGGTGTACATTCGCTATATGGTCATGTGATCTGCTCTTTGATTACTAACATTGCCAATCAGAGGTTAAATCTGCAGTTCAAAAGGGATACATGTTCAATGATCTACAGGCAGCATGGAACCTTCAATGGGCTGAATGTCATAAGAACTTTTGCAAGACATCATGCAACATATTATGTGCAAATATCCTCATCTCGGGTCTGGAACACTCAAAGGAGCAATCATGAGCAGCTCTTTAAAGAATACCTACAAAATAAAAGATAAGTTATTCTGTAAACATATGGATGGAAGTGTAGATAGATATGAAAGTGTAAAAGAAGAAACTTACCAGCTTGAAGTATTCCAATTCTTGTCTTAGTTCTTCCTCAATATCCTCGGCTAGAGGGTTAAAAAGTAAAGAAGTTTGATCTTTTACACCACAGTTTACCTGATAACGACACCAAGTTAATGATGCAGCAAAGGATACTGGAAAGGTATTTCTTTAGTTAAGCAGCACTACAGTTGAATTGGTCAATAGGCTATGGTAGCTAAAACCTTGATATAACATTTAAAAGGCGTTGCATGCATTCTGATAAATATACTACAGCAAATGAAAAGTTCTAGACTGAGCAAGCTATCGGATATGATTTTATGAGAAGGCCAATGTTCTCCCTACTGCATTCATCCCATTGGATGATAAGATAGAACGGCAACAGCAAACAACTTTTTGGGGGAAACTGTTGTATGGATATGAAAATATTGATAACTTCCTATAGAAAGAAAGGGAGAGAAATTGCACCCTGCATTGCACTCCCTTTCTTAGAACATAAAGGGATTGAAATAAGGGGGTAATTTTACCAAAAACAACAATACTACTCTAATGTTACAGGATATGTTTGACCTCTGTAGTTTTATCATTAGGATTCTACAACTGCAAAGAGAAAAAAACCCACTCTATAAGGGAGAGTTGGTTGGAAACCAGAGCAGAGAAATACCAGCTTAAAGCCTTCATAAGAATTTGAGAATTCCATTTTCTGTAGTGCAACAGAAACACGGAGAATTGTGCATAGAAATCTGAATTTCTTTGTCATCTGCAAGAAAAATTAGATAGTATGCATAAGCAAACAAGAAAAAAAAAATACCGATTACATATAAAATCCAAAGGGGAAAAAAACACAGTAGCACAATTTTATAGTTCAGTAAGAAGCTACCTCTCCTGGAAATTGTGTAAAGGAAGCATGATCAGAGCTTGGTAATTTCTTCCTATGATGTCTTGCAAGTAGTGCTATCAGCTGCGGAAATGACTGTCACTATACAGAATATACAAAGCAAGACACCAGGACAGAACACTCAAAGAGAAGACATACCTTAACCTCCTCAGAACTGTAACCATGGAGATGCTCACCATTCTACACCAAAGATTGAGCTTTTCAATAAATTAAATTGAAGATCTATATATACTGGTGTTGATTCTCATTGTACATGAATTCAATTATTAAGAGGAAAAATCATTACCATGATGATGCAGTATGAGTGCTTATGGTAACCTTTTTTCCCCATGAAAACCCCAATATTGTGAAGCAAAGTTGCAGCTTCAAGATATTCAAGATCCTTGTCATCTAGGGAGGCAGCAAATTGATTATCAGCTAGGTCATCACTTTTTCTTAAACCTTCAAAAATCTCCTGCAAAACTCAACTATTCAAAACACTGGACGCTACGAAATAACTCGATCTTCTCCATATGCAATTTTAACATGGATATACATCTACTTTGGTTTTTCCATTAGACTTCATTGCATTTGAAAAGTAAATCCTCAAACAGTAGAGGTGTGACATATAGCATCAGCTACAATGCAAGAAATTAATCCAAAACTGCACAAGTAGTCAAGTACCATCCGAAATGAATCAAAATCAAGAAATTAACTGAATACCTTTGCAGTGTTTGTACACTGAACAGCAGCTCTCATCCTCTTCTTGCCATTATACCTCATCGCAAGCCGAACAACAGAAGACCACCTTGCATTGGCAGTCAAATCATACCCACCATTAACCTTAGCCAAACTTTCTACAATAACACCTTCTGCCAATGCATAACCAGAAACCTCCATTTCCTCAATTCCAAGCACCTCAAATATCTCCTCCAACAACACAGCCCCAGCAACAATAAACTCAGACCGCCTTTCAAAGAACTTCTCCCTCCTAATCTTCTCTCCCTCTCCTCCACCACACAAACTCTCAACAACACCCTTCACTTCTCCTCTACTCAACCTCCAATCCTTCCTACCATCCCCTATACAAGCTACATTGCCAACCTCAATCACATTGCTCTTATTCACATACCCATTAAACACTGCCTTCTCGACTGCCTTAATAGTACCAGAGGATCCAACAACAACCTCAAAGCCACAATTTTTAATCTTCCTAACCAACCCAGATTCTTTAACAACCAACCTAATATGCTCCCTAATCTGACCAACACTGTTCCCAAATTTCTGGGTCAAACTCACATGCCCCAACTTCAATGAAGCACCAAAAACAACTATCCCCTGCTTCCCAATCACAAACTCAGTAGACCCACCTCCAATATCAACACCCAAAACCAAATTCTCATACATAGGCCAAAACTGAAGCATACCCAAATACACAAGCCTAGCTTCCTCTTCACCAGGCAACACATCAACCTCTAAACCAATGTTATCACTAACACATTTCAAGAACACACCTTTATTCACAGCCTCACGCACAGCAGCAGTGGCAACACAGCGGACTTGGGCTTTGCTGACTTTGTATGATGTCAACGTGTTCTGAAACTTCTTGAGAGCCTCAAGAGCAATGAGCTGAGATTGAGCTGAGAGTGTAAAAGGGGTTGATGATGATGATGTGGGAGTGGTTTCACGGCCAAGAACAACAGGCTCTCTGAGACGATCAATGGTGAGGAACTTGCCATTTGGGTAGGCTCGGATTATGATCATCTTGAATGAGTTTGTGCCCATGTCAATGGCTGCAAAGAGTGATGAAGAACAAGAAGAAGAAGCCATAGGGTTTTTGGTATGTGGGTTTTTGGTTTTGTGACAGAAACTTGTAACATGGGGCACTACAATTGGTTCATAAACTCAGCTCCCAGATAACACACTGAAAAGTCCTTCCTTTTAATCGAAGTTCTTATCTTTAAAGCACTTCTCCAAACCTTTAATCGAAGTTCTTATCTTTAAAGCAGTTCTTATGCACTGTGCATGAGTTTAGTGGATTATGATTTTCTTAGTAGTTTTTATGATTTGATTCTTAAACCCTTCACTTTATGGATATTCCAAAAGAGGATCTTACTCTTTTCCTGTATTTAATTGTATGATTGTTGGAGTATTAAAATGAAGCATTATAGTAACATAATCCGCCTTTAAAATGGATTAGTAACATAATCCCATTGCTTTAAAATGAAGCATTGGTATTAAAATCTTATAGTCAATGAAGTTCTTTCTGGGTCTGATGAGCCTGAGGAGAACATATAAAACTAAACAAGCTCTACCTCCTGAGAGGTTCCCAGAATGTTCCCGGAAACAGCGTTCTTGGAAAAACTGTATCGCCGGAAAGTTTCGCAGAATCTGCGACCACCACCCACCAACCCAAGCAGCATTGAGTATTGACTAAACTACCAAAGCACCAGTCTCACATTCAAAAGACCGCGAGCTATATTCTCTTCTTGCCTTTTTTATACAGCATGTGAGATCAACTATGTCCACGCGGGCAGACAAAGATTGTGACATACTCTAGTTAGAGGAAGCTTAGTTAGAGGAAGCTACGGTTAGGTTATAGGAGAATTATAGATGGATGGTCAATCTTATTGAAGAGGACTTGAAAGATTTCTTAATGATGACGGATATATTATCGAATCAAATTTGTAGAGTCAAAGTTTAAATCTTAGATAACGAATATTGAATCTCATATTAATGGTAAATGAGTCACTATCTAATGAAATCATTGCAAGTGACCTAGTGGCTAAGCCTTAAGTTCGATTCATAAAGCTATCAAAATGACTAGGCATTATGTTCCACTACATAATTGGATCATTTCACGAGCGCCGAGGAATTAAGTCATAAGCCATGTCATTTTGTTCATCATCACCATCATCTGTTTCGTTTTTGCAGAGAAACCACCAACTCAAGTTCAATTCATGAAATTGTCAAAGTGGTAAGGTAGTGTGTGGTACTGTGTAGTTAATTGGATCATCTCATATCCGCTACATAGTTTGAGCATTTCACATGCGTCGGGATTAAAACATGAACTTGTAATTATGATCACAACCATCTGCTCCATTTTTGCAGAGAAAACCCAACCTGAGTTTGATTCACGAAGCTATTAAAATGACCAAACATTACGCTACAAAATGTAGTTGGAGCGTTTTCACATGCGCTAGCTGAGTGACTAAATTACGGGCCTTGTAATTCCGATCATCATAAGCATCATCATCTGCTCCGTTATTGCAAACATTGTTCACTTTGTGCTTCTAGTTGCACGTACTCGCTGGTATGAGCTAATAAAGTACTCTCTAGGTTAGTAATTTACATGGAAGTTCAGATCAAACTTCAGAGAAACTCAGAAAAGGATTCATTTCATCTGAAATCCACAGTCCTTTTCATACCGTCACTTTACAAAACATAAACAAACGCGTTCAACAAAGAAATTCTTGTCTGCACTTTCCAGCGACCTTCAATCTTAGCTCTTGTACGCGTCGCTTCCACGTGGAAATACTCTTCCTCTCTCTACAATCCAGTCACTATCTCTCTCTCACTTGACCTTTTCCGTTCCCTACCCCTTGGATTTTGCTCGTACTACTATTTGGTGTCTGTGACAGTTCGAGTACTTTTCAATCCCGACGCGTTTGGTCGTTAAAAGCCAAGCTTTCCCAGAATCTTAAACTTGTTCTTTTATTCCTTTAAAATGAGACAAAATCACAGACAAGCACTAATCCATCAAACCCAAAGCTCAAGTCGCTTGGTTTTGTCCAAATATTGCTTTGTTAATATTATTAATCTGATCTTGACTTTTCATGATTTGCGTGTTTTGATGTGATTACTTCCTCGAAGGTTCCTTGTACCTTCTTCACCTACAGTTAACAACGGTCAATCTGGACCTCCTTATAAACCCAAAGAGTGGTTCGTGTTGCTTTATTGCTCATATCGATTCCCTTGTAGAAAAGACTTGCATAAAAGTTGGGTTTCAAACTTTTGAATCACCGAAGAAAAAAAAAGTGGGTTTTTGATGGTACCTAAGAGGCATTTCAGTGACGTGGGGGGTGCGGAGTTTCAGTTTCCGGTGCCGGAATCGAAAAGGAGACCTCTTTTTAAGAAGTGGGTGGTTTTAGTTTGAGTAAAGATTGGTGCTTTATGTGTGGTTTGGATGGTTGAGTTTGGTTTTTGATTCTGGGTTTTGTGTTCATATTTGTGCAGTGTTGCTAGGGATGTGATGAGAGACGGTCCCTTGAATGAAAAAGCGTGGGAAAATTTCTTCAGAAAAGTGGTAAGATTTGGCAGTAATTAACACGATCATGTTTTACTTTCTGTGTAAGAAAGTAAAAAAAAGAAAAGAAAAAGGAAAAGAACCAAACCCTGTATATAGGATGAGTGGTTGACCGTTAGGTTTAGTTTCATTGGTTAAGAAGCATGTACCTTTCAAAGATGAGTTTACTATGCAATTGTGTTTGAAATTCTATTCTGGTTGAGATATTTGATAGTTGATACTGATATGATATTCGAACTTCTTTGTTGTATAGGTGCGAGATGAGCTGGAGAATTTGCTTATTCCCTACCTGAGGGGAACTTCGAGGTTAGCTCTTTGATCATTTCTCTAACGTCTTCAATCTTTTTTTCCAATCTCCACCAGCTTTAGATTACTCTGCTGAAAAGCTTCTTACTGAAACTTTGAATGTTGGAATTGTTGTTAATCTTGTAGCAGGCCTCCTCTTCAAATTGGTCGTTCATCTGGAGCAACTGGTTTTCAGTTGCATTTCATCAACAAACTGCCATCAACAATATTCACAGGCAGCAGGGTGGAATCAGAAGACGGCACACCTCTTCAAATTATGCTACGTGATGCTGCTACGCAAAATGTGGTCAGTTCCGGTCCGCTGTCTTCAGTGAAGATTGAAGTGCTTGTTCTGAGTAGCGAATTCGGGTCTGATGATCAAGAGGATTGGACTGAGAGAGAATTCAGCAATGGCCTAGTCAAACAACGAGAAGGGAAGAGGCCGTTGGTGACTGGTGAGGTGACTCTTAATCTGCGGGATGGGGTGTGTTTTCTTAATGACATTGTCTTCACTGACAATTCAAGCTGGATCAGAAGCAGGAAGTTCAGACTAGCAGCTAGAGTTGTGCCGAAAGCTCCTGGTGATGACATTCGAATCAGGGAAGCTATAAGTGAGGCTTTTCAGGTGAAAGATCACCGCGGGGAGTGTAAGTTCTACAAACTTATCTCTTGATCTTTACTAATATCATCAACTATGTTTCACCATATTTTCTTCACTTGTGATCTATGCTAACAATTTGTCACAATATGCTTCATTCAGTGTACAAGAAACACTACCCTCCATCCTTGAATGATGAGATATGGCGCCTGGAGAAGATAGCAAAGGATGGCGCATTCCATAAGCGATTGGCTGAGTGTGGGATTACTACTGTGAAGGCGTTGCTGCGGTCATATATGAAAGATCAATCCTCGCTACGAAATGTAAGAGTCTCATTTGTTCTGTTACATAATGAGCCTAAAGTAGCTTAGTGAAATTTGTGTATGGATTATTCATCCACTTATTTTTGTAAACTGCAGTGCTTTGGTTCGGTCCCAAACAAGATGTGGGAAACAATAATGGAGCATGCATTGACTTGTGAGATAGATGAACAAAAGCTCTATGCTTACCATAGAGCCAACATAACCCTCCTGTTCAACTCAATCTACAAGTTCGAGGGAGTCATGATTGACAAACAACTCTGTGATTTGGAGCAACTCACCCCACCTGAAAAGGTATGCGTACATCTTTCAAAAATAGGCTCAGATTTATAATTTCTGGTGTTATTATTTATCTCCTTTAATTGATGGTTGCTATGACTTGGTTAGTTGAGAAACTGATGAATTGAGTTACATTTGCAGGTTATGGTGGAAAATTTGAAGCTGCATGCGTATAAAAATGAAGCAAATATGGTCCTCGTGGATGCTGCAACTCTATTTAGCCTTTCAAAGCCTTTGCCTAGTCTACAATTCAATAATCCAAACTCAGAGCTGCAACAATATATTCTCCAATTCCCACAGCAAGGTATAAACTAAGCCAATATGGGTTATCTAAGCTCATATTTCAAAGTGCATGAACTTGCATCATAGTGTACACTTTAAATGGTTTTCGAACTAATTGTGTGATCAAAAACTTTGCGCAGATGAACCGCCAATGCACTTGGGATTCCACCACTCATCGCCTTCAACTTCATATCATTATCAATCAGAAGGAAGCAATCAGTTAATGGTGTCTCTAGCACCAACTAGTCATCCAATGCAAGCGTTCACTCCAGCGCTACGCAACAGTTTCTCAACGGAGGAGTTCAGCTCCTTACAGTTCAATGCAGAAAACAGTTGGCCTCAAATTGTGCCAACTGCTCAATTAGGCACTACCGAAAACCTTTTCCCGGTACAAACAACAACTTGGTCTCCAATGAACCCTAACTGGGGGGGACAAGGGACCGGATTTTACTTCGGCTCAAGTAGCGAAAGTGGCATTTCCGGTTTTGTACATAACTCAGGGACGGTGAAGAAACCCAAGGCATGCTGGTGCAAGCTTCGTGCCGCCATTAAGTGGTGGGTTTCTGTTAGGGCTAGAAGAATGGCAAGGCCTCTGTATTTGGCCAGCTAGAAGATCACTGGTAGTGTTACTCATCCTCCCTTTTTAGTTTCAGTGAACCACTAGTTGTAAAGCATGTACCTAAATTAAAAAGGGTAGTCTTTTCCTAGATGTGTTAAGACCTAGTTACTCACTTAGTCACTAGTCTATTTTCCTTCAGTCTTTTTCTTCTCCTTTAATGTGTAAAATGTGCAAAAAGGGGTTACTCTGTTGTTATATATAGTTGACCATGATGTACATAGTGTTCAAATGATCTATGTAAAAGTGGTTTCTGGAAAAAATCTAATAAGATTCAGTTTATTTGTTCCACGATCTGTTTATGTAGATCAGTACTTTTTCTGTTGATTGTACTCTTTAGTAAGTTGCTGCTCAAGTTGAACAATGTTCCTATACTTAGAAGCTTGTTCTCAATTGTTATTGAAACCAAAATCCTCATAATCAAGTAATGTAAACTATAAATGATGTATTTTCG of the Fragaria vesca subsp. vesca linkage group LG6, FraVesHawaii_1.0, whole genome shotgun sequence genome contains:
- the LOC101303145 gene encoding exopolyphosphatase-like → MYENMVLGVDIGGGSTEFVIGKQGRYVFGASLKLGHVSLTQKFGNSVGQIKEHIRVLWKDWRLSRGEVKGVVESLCGGGEGEKIRRKKFFERRSDFIVAGSVLLEEIFEVLGIEEMEVSGYALAEGVIAESLAKVDGGYALTANASWSSVVQLAMWYNGKKRMKAAAQCAITAKKIFEGLRKCDDLADNQFAASLDDKDLEYLEAASLLHNIGVFTGKKDYHKHSYCIIMIGEHLHGYSSEEVKLIALLARHHRKKLPSFDHTYFKQFSVEITKKFRFLCSILCFSVAHYDKWNSQNPKKRPLEF
- the LOC101303441 gene encoding exopolyphosphatase-like; the protein is MASSSCSSSLFAAIDMGTNSFKMIIIRAYPNGKFLTIDRLREPVVLGRETTPTSSSSTPFTLSAQSQLIALEALKKFQNTLTSYKVSKAQVRCVATAAVREAVNKGVFLKCVSDNIGLEVDVLPGEEEARLVYLGMLQFWPMYENLVLGVDIGGGSTEFVIGKQGIVVFGASLKLGHVSLTQKFGNSVGQIREHIRLVVKESGLVRKIKNCGFEVVVGSSGTIKAVEKAVFNGYVNKSNVIEVGNVACIGDGRKDWRLSRGEVKGVVESLCGGGEGEKIRREKFFERRSEFIVAGAVLLEEIFEVLGIEEMEVSGYALAEGVIVESLAKVNGGYDLTANARWSSVVRLAMRYNGKKRMRAAVQCTNTAKEIFEGLRKSDDLADNQFAASLDDKDLEYLEAATLLHNIGVFMGKKGYHKHSYCIIMNGEHLHGYSSEEVKLIALLARHHRKKLPSSDHASFTQFPGEMTKKFRFLCTILRVSVALQKMEFSNSYEGFKLVNCGVKDQTSLLFNPLAEDIEEELRQELEYFKLVFFKELLMIAPLSVPDPR
- the LOC101293694 gene encoding uncharacterized protein LOC101293694, giving the protein MVPKRHFSDVGGAEFQFPVPESKRRPLFKNVARDVMRDGPLNEKAWENFFRKVVRDELENLLIPYLRGTSSRPPLQIGRSSGATGFQLHFINKLPSTIFTGSRVESEDGTPLQIMLRDAATQNVVSSGPLSSVKIEVLVLSSEFGSDDQEDWTEREFSNGLVKQREGKRPLVTGEVTLNLRDGVCFLNDIVFTDNSSWIRSRKFRLAARVVPKAPGDDIRIREAISEAFQVKDHRGELYKKHYPPSLNDEIWRLEKIAKDGAFHKRLAECGITTVKALLRSYMKDQSSLRNCFGSVPNKMWETIMEHALTCEIDEQKLYAYHRANITLLFNSIYKFEGVMIDKQLCDLEQLTPPEKVMVENLKLHAYKNEANMVLVDAATLFSLSKPLPSLQFNNPNSELQQYILQFPQQDEPPMHLGFHHSSPSTSYHYQSEGSNQLMVSLAPTSHPMQAFTPALRNSFSTEEFSSLQFNAENSWPQIVPTAQLGTTENLFPVQTTTWSPMNPNWGGQGTGFYFGSSSESGISGFVHNSGTVKKPKACWCKLRAAIKWWVSVRARRMARPLYLAS